From the genome of Candidatus Thorarchaeota archaeon:
CTGCAATGTTCTTTCCACTTCTTCATGCCCACTCCCTAAGTAGTCCTTGGCAGTTGGATAGTGTGTGAGGACTTTCAGTGACTGTTTGGGTTTTATTGGTCCCACTCTGTTCCTACCCATGTCTACAATCAACTGTCGCACCTCTGGTTTTGATAGGAGTTCATTACCTGTTGACTCCTGGATAAGTTCTTCAAGCCGCTCGAAGGCATGTTTGATTTCGTTTTCCCACGATTCGGAATTGAAATCAATTTCAGACACAACACGTTGTAGATTTCTTTCAACTATAGAAGATTCATCATCTTTGTCCAGCAGCACAGCTATGCAATTAGGTTGCTCCATGTAGGATATAACTAACCCCTTGGGGATTTTGGTGTAGCCAATTTCCGCCTGCATATCGCTTCCATGACCCATGAATATGGTGACTGCTTCTTCACTAGTAAGACGAGTGTCTCCAGGATAGCTTCGTCCAACCATGGGCCCTAGCGTATCATGCCACCAAATCGTGTACATCGCCTTAGGCATTACTGATTCTCACCACTGGAACTGTTCAATGAATCTGTTAGTGAAGATTAAACTACGATTGCTTATGAGAGTTAGTCCGATGGATACGGTTCTTGATGCTCATTCTTCTATGAGAAAGTCGAAACAGTAGTATTTTAGGATGTGCCACCGAAGACTATATTTACCGACTCGTTACGCGAAGCTGTACAAAAGGGTCCACAGGAAGTAGTGTAGATGTCTCCATCAAAATTCTTTGGCAAGCACGGTGCAGTGTTGTTGCTATTATCGATTCTAGTGGTTCCTTCGGTCGCTAATACGCTCACAGTTGGAACCAATAACGGTGATGATATCTTTGTACTGGCTGCACCAACTATCAGTAGTCCAGCAGATCTCTCTTTTGAAAATGGCAGCATGGGAGAGACAATCACTTGGAATGTAACTGATTCCGATCCTAGGAACTACTCGGTAACTCGTGATGGAGATGTTTACGAGGAAGGATCTTGGGATGGCTCCAACATTACCATAAGTTTGGATCACCTCTATGAAGAAAACCTAACCCACTCACTCCCAGTTACGTTTGTGTTTGAATGTACAGTTTTCAACATGGATAATGAGAGTGCATCGGACTCTGTTAACGTCGAAGTCATAGCTGATGAAACTGCTCCTCAAGTAGCTGTCTCAAGTAACTTTGGTGATCAATATGAGCAGGGAAGCTGGGGTCACCGGATTACATGGGAGGTCAATGAAACCAATCCCGATTTCTACAATATAACACGTCAGTCCAATTGGGCTTCAGACAATTTTACGACTATCGAGAGCGGGTCCTGGGAAGAAGGGAATATTTCGGTTTCTGTTGATGGGCTCAATGCAACACATTGGTATTATTACATACTGTTTGTGAATGACACACTGGGACAGAACTCAACCAGCTCATTCAATTTCACAGTGAACCCTGACTTGACCGATCCTGTGATATCCTCACCCGACGATATATCGTATGAGTTTGGAGCACCCGGCGCCAAGATTACTTGGGATGTCTATGATAGCAATCCAGAAAGCTATACACTAACTGTTCATATAGTCGATATCAACATGGCTTACGGGAATCTATCGAATGTTTTCGGACCCCCCGCAAATCTGACTGACCAGGAATGGGTTATTGATGACCCGAAAGGCGATGAACTATCCTTTTCGGTAAGTAATCTCCATCTTGGCAACTACACCTACAATCTAACACTCTACGATATCTACGGTCAGAATTCTAGTGATGTTGTAAACGTGTCTGTTTACGAAGATGTAAGGGCCCCTGTCATCAATGCAACCGATGACTTGGAGTATGAGGAAGGATATACAGGATATGGAATCAACTGGACTATTGATGAAAACAATCCTCGGTCATTCAATCTGACCCGAAATGATACTATTCTCGATAACGGAACGTGGATTGGCCAGAACTTCAGCTTGGATGTAGATGGTTTGGATGTTGGCCACTATGTCTACAATCTGACATTGACGGATTATTTCAATCAGACATCTTTCGAAGTCATATTAGTTACTGTGATTCCCGACGCACACGATCCATCGATTACTCAGGTACGGACCCTCTTCGCCTACAGTAGTCCAACGGCTACGAACCTGAGCATTCAAGCCTACGTCTGGGATTTGAATAACATCACGTCCGTACGTGTCGAATTTGGTCTCGACCGAGATAATCCTGAGAATGACACTATGGAGCTTCAAGGAGATAATCTGTATTGGGGTCATCTTGGAGAATTCAAGGTTGGAGACACAGTCTGGTACAGAATCGTAGCCACAGACAATTCAAGTGTTAGCAACGAAGGAAGTACCGAGTGGCGCAGCGTTGAGATAGAATCAATGCGTCGAGAAGGCCTATCTCCTGTGATATGGGGTTCCATACTAGGCCTTGGAATCCTGTCGATGCTAGTCGTTGTGCTGATCTACTTCAGGACAAGATAGAATGGCTACTGCTGAAACCACTGGGCTATCTGAACTGGTAGTTCATCTCTATTAGCAGTAGTGATTTCTACCTCCCGGACGTCAGGCCGGTTTCGGACTCTGTCTAGAAATGATGAGCGCCTTTGCTGAATCGTGCCCAAGACCCTGCCTTGATTCAAACATCTTATGATTTCCTGTTTGAACGATTCCGAGTATAGCTCCATTTTCGCTATCTCATCAACAATGATTATTTTTCCACTTTCTCTAGCTTTTCGCATGGCAGGAACAGCAATCTCATTTATATCCACAACATTTACTCTGTACTTGCTAACTCGCGGTCCGTCTTTTCTGTCAACGTGGGCAAGAATACCTTCGTCATTTTGTACAGTATGGATGGCAAAGCCTTGTCGTCTTCCACTTTTTCGTATTTCGGAAGACCAGAAACCTCCAACCCGCTTGGAGCCTATGCGCTTGATCGTCTTTCTTATTGCAGTTGTTTTGCCTATCCCGGGTCTGCCGGTAAGCAGAACGTGCTTTTTCATAACTGCTCCTCAAATCATTGTGGGAGAACAGACTTAATGAGTGCTTTCAAGGCCATATAGGCGATTGAATTTCATTCGGGCTATTCGTTCAAGAATACGGAGTCCCTTGCTTGATAGCTCTTCTGCTTGGATGTACTCCGCTTCAATAGCTGCTTGAAGCATATGTTCACCTTCTATGGTTCTTACAAGAACTGTTGTCCAGTCAGAACCTGATCCAAGATTCCCGCAGGAGAGATCGGCGTTTTTGGCGGTCAAATCCCTACAGTATGGACACGAGCTTGCTGCACTGGCAGAGAGCTTGCTTATGGGCCATTTCTTTGTCTCTTCGGATGTAGTGACTATCAGCTTTCCTTTCTCAATAGAAAATTTCTCAACATTCTCAATTAGAATTCCATCTTCCTTAAGAAAACCTCTCAGTTTGGAATAATTGAATGATTCCATACAGAAGAGTCCTATTTTGAAGAGGGTGTGTTTCAAATCAATATTCAGGATTCCTGCCGGATTATTCTCCATATTAGCAATGGCATCTAGATTACAGGATGTACCAACGACGGCTAATGCCGAATGACCACTTCGAAAGCCTTCTAATACCCCCTCAACAATGGGAGTATGAGTGTAGATCGTACCTGCACAATCAGTAATTTCTGCCTTCTTGGTTGCGATTTTGGATTTAGGGTACCATGGTTTGTCAGGATCTTGGCATGCGATTACGGCGCCATCTACTGCTTTCTTCTCCAACATATACGAGAGCACAGCTGTAACCACACCTCCGTTTTGCCTTCGTGGATATTCTTCTGTCGCCTTAACTTTCCAGGTGCTTCTAGTATCTCCTAGCAGGTCATTCTGTGAAGATGCAGTCCTGGGGCAAACATCGTAGCATATCCCGCAAGCGATACATTTCCCTGTAAGTTCCGGCATGTATTTTCCCTCTTTGTGCTTTCCAGTTAAAGCATCAACTGGGCAGTTGGAAACACATGCACCACACTCAGTACATGCTCCTGTTTCGATGATATGCTTCTTCAGTTTGGTGAACGGGTTTCGATTCGTGTTCTTCTTTATCCATGCTTGTGCAATGGAAAGGGTATTCGTTATTTCATCATCCATTGATTTAGCTCCTGGGGTAGCTTAATAACAATTGAATATCAGTAGAGCGGTATTTAGAAATGACGTTGTGAACGTTCTCTTCAAAGAACCTGAACCACATAGATACTAAATGGTAGAGAGAGGAAAGTATATCTAAGCTGGATTTTGAAATGATTTCCGTTAGGGAGCCTGTCCTGATTGAATTTATCCAGAGCCCAGATTGAGAATCTGCTTGAAGAAAGTGAACGCAATCCTTGTGATCCGGATGATGAGTGCTGTGTTGAGCTAGTTGCGATTGCAAATCTCCCAAGCGGATTTGGCAAGTACCAAATCTGTGGTTTAGTCAGTCCTTGTGATGGGAAGGAACATACCGCCGTCATTAAGGGGGATATTGTGGACAAGGAGGATGTTCTAGTTCGCCTCCATTCAGAGTGCTTGACCGGTGATGTTCTTGGAAGTAAACGGTGCGATTGCAGAGCACAACTTCATGAATCTCTGAGAATGATTGAAGAAGAAGGCCAAGGTGTGCTGCTATATTTACGGCAAGAAGGCCGCAATATTGGACTGACCGAGAAGCTCAAAGCATATGCTCTGCAGGATAAGGGGTATGACACTATAGACGCAAATCTGCTGCTAGGACATGGTGCCGATGAACGAGATTATGGTGTTGCCGCCCACATTCTTGAGACACTACATGTCAAATCCATTCGCCTTTTGACCAACAACCCTGAAAAAGTGAAGCAGTTGATGTCTTATGGCGTTGAGATTACCGAACGCGTACCCTTGATAATTGAGCCAGATGAGTACAACAGGATTTACCTTGAAACGAAAAAGCAGAAAAGTGGTCATATGCTGGGGCGTCATGAAGAAACCACAGATATTGACAAGGTCTTGGAGCTATCTAATGAATCGGCTGGCTAGCGCGTTCCGCCCTTTGTGTCCCCAATGAGCCTGAGGTATTCATAGTGACTATCTTTGGGTTCGTGTCTCGAGCTTAGTTCTCTCTTTTGCTTGTCAAATTCTTCTTCAGCCGTGGATTCAAGCTGGTATTTGGTCCATTTCAGACAGATTTCCTTCTCGGATATGTTCTTGATATGTTCTTCTGGGACGATTGGGTCAATATCTGGTTGAGCTCTCAGTTTCTCTAGGATTTCTTCCACGAATCCCCCTCCGATTACTAACCAAATCTTATCTTCATTATCGAACCATACATCTGTGATGCGTCCAATCTTGAATCCGTCTGAATCAACAATTGGGAGTCGAGATAACTTGGACAGGGTCATATCATTATCGTGCAATAATTCAGAATTGAGTGTTGTTTTCATCTGCTCTTGGGAAATGGACAATCTGACTTCGTCACCGATTTCATCAATGGACTCAACATTGATGAGTGGATCCACATCAGGTTTCATGCCGATGGATTCAAGAAACTCTTCGAATCTGTTGCCGCCAAGAAGCATCGATTCGAGTATTATCTTGTTATCTTCGTAGTGGAAAACAAAATCTATGATTCTCCCAACATTCTCTCCTTCAGAATCAAGTACCGGCTTATTCTTGAGTTCACTGTATTTCAGATTACAACAACGAATCATCTCAATACCTCTCAGTATTTGCTATGGCAGTGAAAGGGATGATACTAATCTGAGTTAACTCTTGCGGTCTATTCAGACAGTAGCATTAGAGAGCAAGGCCATTATCTGGTTACGTAGAGTTGATTTGATTTTGAACGGTCTTGAACCGTCTTTTATGGGTCAACGAGATTTTCCAAGAAGATGCTGGACTGGCGGTTGCTTCTATGTTAA
Proteins encoded in this window:
- a CDS encoding PRC-barrel domain-containing protein, encoding MIRCCNLKYSELKNKPVLDSEGENVGRIIDFVFHYEDNKIILESMLLGGNRFEEFLESIGMKPDVDPLINVESIDEIGDEVRLSISQEQMKTTLNSELLHDNDMTLSKLSRLPIVDSDGFKIGRITDVWFDNEDKIWLVIGGGFVEEILEKLRAQPDIDPIVPEEHIKNISEKEICLKWTKYQLESTAEEEFDKQKRELSSRHEPKDSHYEYLRLIGDTKGGTR
- a CDS encoding NTPase, yielding MKKHVLLTGRPGIGKTTAIRKTIKRIGSKRVGGFWSSEIRKSGRRQGFAIHTVQNDEGILAHVDRKDGPRVSKYRVNVVDINEIAVPAMRKARESGKIIIVDEIAKMELYSESFKQEIIRCLNQGRVLGTIQQRRSSFLDRVRNRPDVREVEITTANRDELPVQIAQWFQQ
- the ribA gene encoding GTP cyclohydrolase II, with the translated sequence MLEESERNPCDPDDECCVELVAIANLPSGFGKYQICGLVSPCDGKEHTAVIKGDIVDKEDVLVRLHSECLTGDVLGSKRCDCRAQLHESLRMIEEEGQGVLLYLRQEGRNIGLTEKLKAYALQDKGYDTIDANLLLGHGADERDYGVAAHILETLHVKSIRLLTNNPEKVKQLMSYGVEITERVPLIIEPDEYNRIYLETKKQKSGHMLGRHEETTDIDKVLELSNESAG
- a CDS encoding Coenzyme F420 hydrogenase/dehydrogenase, beta subunit C-terminal domain; the encoded protein is MDDEITNTLSIAQAWIKKNTNRNPFTKLKKHIIETGACTECGACVSNCPVDALTGKHKEGKYMPELTGKCIACGICYDVCPRTASSQNDLLGDTRSTWKVKATEEYPRRQNGGVVTAVLSYMLEKKAVDGAVIACQDPDKPWYPKSKIATKKAEITDCAGTIYTHTPIVEGVLEGFRSGHSALAVVGTSCNLDAIANMENNPAGILNIDLKHTLFKIGLFCMESFNYSKLRGFLKEDGILIENVEKFSIEKGKLIVTTSEETKKWPISKLSASAASSCPYCRDLTAKNADLSCGNLGSGSDWTTVLVRTIEGEHMLQAAIEAEYIQAEELSSKGLRILERIARMKFNRLYGLESTH